From a region of the Salarias fasciatus chromosome 6, fSalaFa1.1, whole genome shotgun sequence genome:
- the LOC115390545 gene encoding ADP-ribosylation factor-binding protein GGA3-like yields the protein MASADSPASLQSWLNQATDPINEEDRWDCIQGFYELVNQESDGPQVALRLLAHKIQSPQEKESLQALTVLEACMNNCGKRFHAEAAKFRFLNELIKILTPKYFGAWSPQKVKDRVTEVLYGWTLWLKDEPKIQEAYSMLKKQGIVEKDPKLPDKVVMAPLPQRHSESVFDQEDKSKLLSRLLKSARPEDLETANRLIKNTVREEQEKAEKVSKRESTLKEVESSAKQLRELLERHRDSGTSLQHRDDLKAVYERCDRLRPSLFRLASDTVDDDGALAQILAANDELTLAVNAYKERVGRGEQNGGGARSRGEEALSQDIVPMSPRGIKSYHLIDLSALDSPQTHRSADSPSAFQSSSPDCSSQSESQPGLNESDSPSKPNQCHPKSYYEELMQLDGDIHTESTDQNGGRGLILRSRGCGDGSMSNGFLPQSQQFTDSGSASKKQANDVSSLRLEQILCPPHLLKNVFVPVEAIVFSQLEPITLYDRDGIRVSLHFARDCPPGHPGVAVVVMSAVNTSALHVKGLTFQAAVPKSMLVKLQPASGTDLPPYNPLLPPPAISQVLLLANPHSCSVRLRYKLTLTHGEQRLDETGDVSRFPDWSSLIGLRAAK from the exons CTGGCTCA ATCAGGCCACAGATCCAATCAATGAGGAGGACAGATGGGACTGCATTCAAGGCTTCTACGAGCTCGTCAACCAGGAGAGCGACGG TCCGCAGGTAGCCCTTCGTCTCCTCGCCCATAAAATCCAGTCCCCACAGGAGAAAGAGTCTCTGCAGGCTCTCACT GTTCTAGAGGCATGCATGAACAACTGTGGGAAGAGGTTCCACGCCGAGGCCGCCAAATTTCGCTTTCTCAACGAGCTCATCAAGATCCTCACGCCCAAG TACTTTGGTGCCTGGAGTCCACAGAAGGTGAAAGACAGGGTGACGGAGGTCCTCTACGGCTGGACCCTCTGGCTGAAAGATGAGCCCAAGATCCAGGAGGCCTACAGCATGCTGAAGAAACAAG GTATTGTGGAAAAAGATCCCAAACTTCCAGACAAAGTTGTAATGGCTCCTCTACCACAGCGACACTCCGAGTCTGTGTTTGACCAGGAGGACAAATcaaag ctcttGTCCCGGTTATTGAAAAGCGCCCGTCCTGAAGACCTCGAAACGGCCAACAGGCTCATTAAAAACACCGTCAGAGAG gagcagGAGAAAGCTGAGAAGGTGTCGAAGCGGGAGTCGACGCTGAAGGAGGTGGAGAGCAGCgcgaagcagctcagagagcttCTGGAGCGGCACAGAGACAGTGGAACCTCGTTACAGCACAGAGACGACCTTAAG GCGGTGTACGAGCGCTGCGACCGCCTGAGGCCCAGCTTATTCCGACTCGCCAGCGACACGGTGGACGACGACGGCGCTCTGGCGCAGATCCTGGCGGCCAACGACGAGCTGACGCTAGCGGTGAACGCTTACAAAGAGCGCGtggggagaggagagcagaacggaggaggagcgaggagcaGAGGCGAAGAGGCGTTGAGTCAGGACATCG ttCCCATGAGTCCCAGAGGAATTAAGAGCTACCACCTTATCGATCTGTCTGCGCTGgactctcctcagactcacagGAGCGCTGATTCACCGTCTGCCTTCCAGTCCTCCTCGCCAGACTGCAGCTCCCAGTCGGAATCCCAGCCGGGCTTAAATGAATCAG ACTCGCCCTCAAAACCGAATCAATGCCATCCAAAGTCATACTATGAGGAACTGATGCAG cttGACGGAGACATTCATACAGAAAGTACTGATCAGAACGGAGGGAGAGGACTGATACTGAGATCTCGAGGATGTGGGGACGGCAGTATGTCCAATGG gtTTCTCCCTCAAAGTCAACAGTTTACAGATTCAGGATCAGCATCCAAGAAACAAGCAAACGACGTTTCCTCGTTGAGACTGGAGCAGATCCTGTGTCCTCCACACCTACTGAAAAATGTCTTTGTGCCTGTGGAGGCCATCGTATTCA GTCAGCTGGAGCCGATCACGTTGTACGACCGTGACGGGATCCGGGTGTCGCTGCATTTCGCCAGAGACTGCCCTCCCGGACATCCCGGCGTGGCCGTGGTCGTCATGTCTGCCGTGAACACGTCCGCCCTGCACGTGAAAGGCCTCACGTTCCAGGCCGCAGTCCCAAAG AGCATGCTGGTGAAACTTCAGCCGGCCTCGGGGACCGACCTGCCTCCTTACAACCCTCTGCTGCCTCCGCCTGCCATCTCGCAGGTGCTCCTGCTGGCCAATCCTCACAgc TGTTCGGTTCGCCTGCGCTACAAACTCACGCTGACACACGGAGAGCAGCGGCTGGACGAGACCGGAGACGTCAGCCGCTTCCCCGACTGGAGCTCGCTGATCGGCCTCCGAGCGGCCAAATAG